Below is a genomic region from Falco naumanni isolate bFalNau1 chromosome 2, bFalNau1.pat, whole genome shotgun sequence.
AAGCATGTAACTAGATTTGAACCCAACTTTAAACCCAATTGTATTCTGCAAATACAAATCTATTTGTGCACTATATTaagttaatttaaattaattctgtatAAAGAACGCACAGGAGTTTGCACTTATTCACCTAAAATTCAAGTCTCCCTTAGCCTCAAACCAGCTCAAGGTTTAAGACAACCCAAGCAAAGTTGGCTTTACTTCTGCTGAGCCCCACCTCAGCAATTCAAGAGCTCAGACAATTcaaggaaagcaaagacaagCAGCAGCACTCTCTTCGTTAACATGCCTCCGACATTTTGGCAGATGGATGGCAGAATCCGTGTCAGATGGATGGCAGAATCTCATGTCAATAATAtgcctgtggggcaggagggctAACTTAGGAGgatttccctttcttcctgtCCCTGCTTCTCAGCCTCCCTAGCCAAAATAAATGGAGTTTTAAAGCACATAAACAGCTTTGCCAAGACAGAAAATTCTTCACAGATAACTGGTACTCCCCAAGAAAAAAGATGACTAGGAAATGAAATCATTTTTTGTTTGATGAACAATGGAAAGAGGCTCATGCCTCCTCTTTGCTCAGTAAAGGGGTCACTGTACAGGGTTTTGCAGACACCCACGACGGGCTTGTCTTCATTAGTCTTTCTCTCTGTTATCTGACGTGAGGCAAAAGTACACTTCTCCTGCCAGCCACTCTTAGGACACACAAATCTGCATGGCTGCTGCCATTTTCGTTCCCTTTTCTTCATAAATGGATATAGAGGATTAGCCGAAGCTGCTAAACAGATCACTGTCATCAGAACTGAACTTCCTAAGTATTGTTGCTCTCCTTCTAGTGAATAAAAGTCAGGGATAACATCAGTGGGCAAGAAAATCATGCCTTTTCTTCAGTGATCAGCGTGGGCCCCTCACACAGCAAGACGGATATACCACAAAGGTGCCTGGAGCAGGACGCTGCACTCCTCCCTGGGTGCTCTGCTGAAAGCCACCCACCCAGCAGGGTGCCCCCACACAGACGTCCACACCAACAGAACCTCTAAGAGCCTTGTTCAAAAGGGATGCCTCCAGGAGGCAGtcagggctggagccaggggcaACGTGCTCCTTCGTCCTGGCACCAGCAGTGCTGTCCTGGCGCTGGGGCAGGCGGGACACGTAAGGGTGGTGTGATGGGGCTACATAAGGAAAGGCTGCGCTGCGCAGCTCCCACGGGgctcctccccagcagcccggGGGCTGTAACTTTAGGCTGACAGGATATCATAAGACGTGCGCCTAGCAGTAATGCTGGTAACTGGGAACCAGCGAAGGGTAGAAAATGTTGCTGCCTGATTAGGTCTTTGCTTCCCTGCTCTAGACTCTGTAGAGAAACCCCCTCCGTTACAAGGAAACTTTGGAAAgactcttcccttccttttccaaTAAATTTCCTTAAAGCATAAAAGGCAGACGATATTACCAGTTTCCCGGGAAgacagctctgagcagctgtgCTTTGGACTTTACCTGTGAAACCAGGATGGGTCCCCTTTGTAGCAGCCATCATCCTTGGTGACTGCCAAACTGCCTAGAGCCATTAAGGTTCTCTGCACTGCTGCCATGTCCTTCCCTAGAAAGCCAGACAGTGAAATTAATATAAGAAATCCTTGCACAACAAATTGCTTGGCACATTGATAAACAGTCTTATCCAACGTATTAATaagctcccccagctgctctgcaaaagTGCATTAATAACATTATAAACACTATTTTACTGTTGCTGAAATGGAGTTAACTGACATGCAAGATCTTATTAAAAGTCATCAAAGGGACAGCTTCAAATCAAAACTTAACAATTCAGACATTTCCAGGTTTCCAGGCCTCTGGCTATTTTAATGCCTTCCCCCGTACTATTTTAAATCCTTCTAGATAATCCTTTTGGCAAAATCCTCTCCTAAGAAGAGACGATTTTTGTGTACAAAGAAGGGTAATATACTCAGTAAAACGTGGCTGGAGGAGAACGGTGTGTTAAATAACAGTGCTGTGTCTCTAGTTTCTGCAGCTGTAAACTGGTAAAAATGATCCCATCATTTAACTCCTGGCAATTCCAGACAGTCCGTGTGCTAACAGAGCTCACAGCAGTCCTGGAGAGCTCCTGTGCAGGTAACTCGTATCAGTCCTTCCCAGTTTAACCATCAAACCACCTCCCAGATCCTTCCTACCGGCTTCCTTTCTCAGGCTGCCAAAAATGGATGCTCTGCAGCTTCGTACCTTCGGTTCCTGCCATCCAGGCCAAAGTTCTTCCGCTTCTCCCCTATGCTACCTCGCTTCATCTCGGGTTTCAAAAAGTTAGGGCTCATCTCATCTTTGGCTAAGTCAAAGTTACATGTTCGGCCATCACTAATTGTTTAGGTTCCCTCCATAAACAACTGTGAGAGAAAAGCTTCTGAGGGGATGATTTATCCCACCTGCGCTTGGTGAGGTCGCCTGTCACTTGCTCAGAGACACGCCTTCCACACCGCTGAAACCTCACCAGGTTTGCAAGAGTGCACCTTACACCTTCAAAATATAAGGCTCATTTTCAGTAcagctttgcatttaaaaaatggcatCCCCTCCTTCCGAAAGGAggacaataaataaattttcctttttggacAATGTCTTTTGCTGCTTCcttcagtgaattaaaaaaaaataaaaagaaccaagcaacacacacaccccccaaaaaaaaacaacaaagaaaaccccatcaaaaaaccaaacaaggaagacatggagattttaaaaaaattaaggtagctcctttttttcttggttcttCCCTTGGCATTTTGTCACCTGGTGTAAAAAGGGCAGGGAACATAAAGACATCACAGTCAGACAGACTAACTCATTACCCAACCCAGACATATCAATTTTCGCAAAACTTTCTAGCAAAAATGAGTTGCAGCACGTATTTCCAATTGTGTAAGGTGGTAAGTTGCTGGAAATCTCTTTTTGCCTCTCCCTTTGTCTGAAATCCTTCCGTGTTTCTATGACTCCCCtccttttcattctcttccagttcctcctctttcctaaaataatttatctaGTTAACAGATCTGATTTCGACTGTAAGTTTTTCACATGGGAAAATAAGTAATTCATAAAAACATGAGATACTAGAGACACGATGATGATGATAACAGATTTCAAAAATACCTCCAGTGGACCAATACTAATGAAAATCGCTGTAGGCCAGCTGAGTGTCGAGGGGAGCGAGCACCGCACATTCGGTGTTTATGTTTATGCATCACCCTGATTACAGGCAGATGCAGTTCAGGACTTTTGGTTCATACAAACCTAAACGTGTAACGCACCGGCCGAGGTGAGGAAGACACcctaaaactgaaaacatttagcAGCTTCCAACTGTAGCTGTCATACAGCCTATTAAAGCTTCTAGCAACCCTATCTGCAGGGGACCGTTTGCTCCGAAAACCAATTGTCAGCCATCCGGAATCCTCGTTTTCCTGTATTTGGTAACACAAACTGCATTAGGTGGGGTCCTCGCTTAAGAGGGCAGCTGAAGACCCGACATCCCACACGCGCACGTACACAGGGGCACATGGAAGAGCGCGAGGCAGCAGCACTCCGAGCTCCCCAAAGCAGCAGATGTACCATATGCTGTAACAGATGCCACATACAACGTCCTTGGGATGCCTCCCATATAACGAGGAGCGCGGTGACTGCCTGGGATGAAGAGGGATGTGAAGAAGGATTTAAAAGCGAATGAGCTGAATAATGatggcaagcacagaaaaaaaaaaaaaaaaaaaaatgaaacaaaggacGGGTAGCAAACTATGACGATCAGCCTCGCGGAGCCATCTGGCAGCTCCCCCCGCTCTGCACTCGGCTCTGCTTTATTTGTCAGTGGTGAGTGGGAGACgctggaggggaaaaacagaCCGAGTGGGAGCCAAGTGCCACGTGACAAAACAAAGCCACGGCTACGGCCCTGTGTCGCACAGCCTCCTCGCTGCGTATGAGGGGTGCTGCGGGTGGGAGAAGACCCCAAAGCCATGTGGTCTTATGGCATCTGCCCCCTCCCAGAGAAGGGTGCGAGGGGCTCGATGGTCAGCATAAAAAGGGCTGTGGaaaaattttacatttccagGGCGAAAGTCACCTAATGCTGCGGCCAGGTGACAGAAGGGATCATACACACTCCCCGAAGCCAGGCTTGACTCTGGCATTGCAGAAAATCGCGGTCAGTGCCTCTCCTCAGCTCCTTCATTGACAGCTACGTGGGCTGCCTGCCCGGCCCCCAGCCTCAGCCTCCCTGAATCACGCTGCAGGGACCCACGCCGACAGCGCTTCTCCTGCATCTTCAGTATCCTCTGCAGCGTGCTTTGAATAGCACAGCCTCGCAGAGGATCTTGGCACTGCCTGACCAAGGAGGAAGGGACCTCTGCTCGCTCCTTGTGCTAAGCCTTTCTCTTTGGGGGAAACCTGGCTGGAAGGCTGCCTTCTCCAGGTCAAGAAAGGGGAAGGTTCAAACCCAAAGATGGAGAATTGATCTGTGTCGTATTCCTGAAATGCCTTTCTGTAAAGGTTGAACAAGTACCCAGAGGTACAGCTGCCTCTTGCCTGCCTGGAAATATACAGGGGAGAGATTTGTAAAAACCACAGTGAACACAGTATCTTAGGCATGGATTAGGGAAAGCTGCTCAGCATTTATGTAAGAAAGGACCAAAAGAGAGGTGATACTTCTCCTGGACCAAGAAGTCacagagatgcagaaaaatgcaCCAGATGGACTGAGCGAGTTTGAAACAGCCAACAGCAGATTGCATcctaaaacattttcattaatcaTTACTAAGAATTACAAAGCAAAAGCTCTCGGAAAACAATTAGTGccagagaaaagctgtttttcagtcaCACATACTTTTCCTTCCCTATAAACATACGTTGACATCTCTTTCTAAAGAGGTTACGGTGTGAAGTATAGGAGTGCTGTAATtaggaaacagtgaaaaagagaCTGTCCTTTCTGTCCAGCTAATGCATCCAGGTTCAGACAATTCAGCCCTGAAGCAGCACGGATGCCAGAGGTCAGAGCTATGGTTAGACATAAAAAGCTTGCAGTGACTCACTGCTGGAGAGACATACTGTTTCATCTCAGCACTGAAATGAGCAGCAGGACGGATGAAAAGGGAGTGGGAAAGTGAGGAGACACAGATTAGTTTCGGGAAGTCCTAAAATAACAGCGAAGAGTCTTGTATGTCTCCTTCCTAGGCTCTCGTCTTCTGGAAGTtaccagctttttttccttacatctgTTGAAAGAAGGTGATGAGTGAAAGGAAATGAGGAGAGAGCCACCATCATTAGGAGCTTTTTGTCTTCAAAGCAAGGCCTTTTCATCGTAAGGATCGTTGTACCATACTTGCATTTGCATGGTGTGAAGCCattatgaaatgcaaaagactGCAAAGAACAGCATCTGCAACGAGCTATTACCATCCCTTACAAGATAGATGGAGCTTCTCTTTCAACAATCTGCTAGGCTGCCGGCGGGAGGGTGTTACTCCAGGGAAGCAAAAATCCCTTAAATTTAAGACATTTAAAGGGAGAGCGGATGAAACACTAAAGACtggatgggaagaaaaaatccTGCCCTTGTGCCCAAAGGCAGGACTTGTCAAGCAAATCCTGAAAACCCTCAGAACATTACAGATCCCAGCAACTCTGGCAGTCAGCGTACCCTTCCCTTCTAACCCACGCATGAAGAGCTCCCCAGTCTCCCCCTCCTCGAGCTGTCCTCCAAAGCAGTAAGCTCTTCCACGTATCCTGACAAACAGACGCCACTATTTTTGCTCCGTGTGTGGTCCCACACAAACTACGCTGACCAGTTTTCCCAGTGGCTTGTTCTCTTCTCTCCACTGTTTCATGCTCACGGCAGATTCTGACCCTTTCACTACCCTGCAGCTGTCCCCGCTCTGAGCCTCCACACAAAGCGTTCTGCATCACCTTGCCCGGAGAGACGCAGGGTATACAGTGCCTTTGGTTAGACACCGGGAAGGGATGCATCACCACAGAAGCGGGCAAAACCAGCCACTCGAACGCACAAATGACTCAGCTCTTCAGGAACTAGAACGCTCAGTTTCCATTTTGAGCACGGGATGGAGATGGCCTTCACCCAGCTTAGTGCAAAACCCCAGGGGTactctggatttttttgctgttgccatAGTGACCTTTCCTAAAAGACTGTATCCTTAGAGAGAGATGCTCAGCTAACATGGTGTTAGCAGTGAGTTTTGCTTCTTGCTAGTCATAAATGAGTCCTCATAAGCTTCACAGAGGCATAGATGCTCCTGGGAATGCATTTTATAGCTCTAATTTAAGCTTTGCTTataatttgaaaacagcaataaaatctcctcatcagaaaataaagggTTTCTATATTTGCTATTAGAAGCCATTTACTTGGAAATCATTAGCATTTGTTTTACTAGGTCTGTGGATTTCTATCAGAGTGATGGGCTTTGGGGTAACACATGAGCCTGGAAAGGGCTCCGGCTGCCCTCAGGGTAGTATAAATCCCTCAGAGGAGATAACACATCACCGGAAGAACATGGTAATGAGGTAAggcaaacagaaacaaaagatgatTACATTAAGGAATATGCCTTAGACAAAATGCACCGTTGCAATAtgtcaaagcaaaataaaatgaagactgCAAGCTGTCTtccagtttattatttttaccttcCCATAAATCCACTGTCTGGAAAATATCTGTTGTTCGTACTCCGTAgatttcagcagcttttaagAACTGAGAAATTTGCTCCATCTGCTTGAAAGCCATTTTTGATTCGGAGATCTTTGCAATGGGCTCATTTCCCTTTGGATGCAAACTGTTTATTAACTTGCATAACAGCTGAGAGAGAAAttagagagagaaacaaaattacaaagCAGTTACCAAACTGGAATTCAATTTCCACATGTGAAATGatgctgcaaaatgcttttgacCAGGTCAGTTTCTGTCAGGGACATAAtttcttcaattaaaaacaaagaagtgaaCTGATAATAATAAAAGTGTATTATAAATGCATTAAAGCTTTCATTAACTGACGGCAATAGCCTGACCAGATAAATCCTAATCTGCTAGAAACAACAAAGCAATCACTGGTAAAGGTTATATAACAACTGACAGAGAAGAAGCCACATGCCCGAGccaaaaaaataagcaatgtCAATTGAAATATTGTTAAAGTCACTTTGGCAGAGATTCAATGATTAGCGTATTCTTACAGCccactgcaaacagcagcatctgcctGTTGTTCAATAAACCAATGGAATATAATGTTTTAGCTACAGGATTATTCCCAAGAAGAAAACCATTATGACATAATCCAACCCTTCagattttctgtctctcttcGCCTTTCCCTGTAAAGactgtttgtttcttaaagagaaaagtatacttctgatttttaaacagatCTCGTTTAACTGTATCAGATGCTGAAGGAATGAGTCATACTCATATGTAACATGCATGACTCATAAGAATCAGAAGTACCGCGCACTCGTAAAATAATTATCTTCTGAGATTAGGACTCCTGGTCAAAGGGAAATAAATCAGATGCTGATATCTATTTCTGCACTGGCTATGAGTTCTGACCAGTTTAGCTGCatcaagacagaaaataaggaCACTGTGCATATAGACACATGCAAGTATGTAACTGGACAAAACACTTACCGTTCCGTCCATCAACCAAGTCTGAAAATGTTGCCTTCCAGGAGGAGGGTGCTCTATCTGCTCTCCACACTGTACAACAATCCAGTTCACCAGCCTAGACTCTAATTCCGGGTCATATTTCTGTTCAATCTTTTCCTGAACTTCTCGGCTTAAGCCATAGCTTGGTCCTCTGTTAGCCATCTCTGGAACGAAAGCAGAACTTACTTGGTGGGTAGAGTCCTGATCTGCGGCTTTGAAGTACGCACCGgagaattaaatattaaaagagtGAGCAGCCTGCCCTATACGTTAGGCAGTTGAACAGATGTTCATCAACACTGAAAGTAACTGTATGGCACCGGTTATAACTGTTCTGCAGAACAGGGGAGGGATCAGCGAGGGAATATCCTTTTCCAAAAGCACAAATCAGCTacaacattcttttttttaaaaaaaaaagaaggtaaaaaacagcagcccccccccccccccaaaaaaaaaaaaaaagcagcaaagcaagatttaaaacacagcaggtTTTAAAGAGAAGCTTCTGCTATGATGACAGAGAATACAATTAAGAGTTCTCAGATCAATGTTAAAGCTGCCTGCAAATCCAAAAGCACTTTAAATTTGCCTACCTAATACTTGCTAATAAGGAGGAGGTTGTACATGGGCACTCAAGCAATCCGATTAAAGATGCAGTCAGGGTCTTCCTCAGCTGAGATGCAGGGATGGATATCCAGCGACCAGCAAACCGAAAAGCCTTGATGAATTTAAGAGACGGAGGCTGCCACAATGCCCTGCCGCTGCTGCAGCATCGTGGTTTGAAGAACAGTGTATTGATTTGATTTTCCTCACATATGAGGAGGGTCAAAGCAGGGGCGTTGCTAAGAGCCATTCAAGGGGCCTGCCTACTCAGTCACAGCCTGGGGATCCTGTTTATGTCACCCATCTGCAGTCTGTTTTCATGCATGTTTCCTCAGCCCCGTGCTGTTCACACTACAGCCTCAGTTTTACTCCACCTAGTCTGCATCAACCCAAACTGCAGCAAGCATCCCAGTGCCAGATAGTTAGAAACACAAACAGAGGCACTTCACCAGCTCTGTTAAAGGAAGGTAACAGAAATTACTACACGTCgtttatttttaatcacaaagcaggagcaaaacctttttctccctgttctgcATCACAATGCTAACAGGCTTAGAGCGTGAAAAACAGCGTCTCCTCTTCCCTGTTCAAGAGCTGATAAAAAGTTTCAACAAGGGggcaacaggagaaaaagtcaAGGAAGAGAAGGCCGGTAGCAGGATATTATTATCACCCTATCATTAGTATATATTAGGCTATCAAATAGCGCAACAGCGTCCCAGGAAAGCCACTTGCACCACTAAAACCAAGGGGAAATCACCAAAAACTAGCAAACCTACAATAAAAGCACAAGGATCGTATTTTCTGCTGGGATGAGTCAGCATACCTTCAGTGACAGCAAGGGAGCTATGCCCATGTACGGCAGCTTAAATTTTGATTATACCACTGCAGtggtgggaggggagagaaggcaAGTTAAGACAAGAGACTCTTCTTCTGGTCTGACTTGTACAGATTTCTcctttatgaaataaaatcattttgctCCTCTCCGAGTTGCACCAGACTTTCTCAAACATCTTTTGTCCGTGCTGTATTATCCACCCTGCTACAAAACAGTTGCCTTTTGGCAAATGATTCATGTTCAGCTTAATATGAAAGGAGGTTAATAAACCTGAGGTGGATTCACAATCAGCTTTGCCAGCAAAAGGCCTTCTGCtgcatttaaaaggaaaaggaagagggaaaggaataCAGCTCCTTGTGTATTTACCTGGTAATGGTCTCTTCATCCACTACTTTCCCATTTTAAGACCATGAATTCTCAGATTTCTATTGCTTTGGATGCTGCTGGGCTTGAGCAGACTCAAGAGATGAAAAATTTAATAGATGACCTCATTTATTGTTGTCCTCCACAGACATTTCATTTagtgctttctcttctctgcgCTGGTAGTTTAAAAACCCTATGAAACATCAGATTACATAACTCGGAGCATGCTACGTGACAGGGCCACCACTCGAGCACTTTCCGTCCCAGCGAACGCGCTGTTGAAGGCACAGCAAACGCACAAGGCACCGAGACTGCGAGCCAGGCCTAGGGGTCAGGGGAGGACTACGCTGCAGCTGCAACAGGGAAAGGCAGTACATGAGCTGGACGTCCTTCCCATTCAAGCAACTGTTACGGGCCAGGCCTTACACTCTTTGGCCAGTGCCACAAAGAGTAAGAAGCTTTATTTTGCACTTTCAGATCTTTTTGCGTTCTTCTGTTTGGAAGGGAGCTACCTGGGTTGCTTGGCTGTTTCTGGTCACACCAGGGTGTGCAGTGCTCACCGGCGATGAGATTTCATGAAAGCCACTTACCTTTCCATCAGCCTCTGACCCTGTTTCCTAACTTGGGGGCAGGAACAGGTAATTTAACTCCCCTAAACCGCAGAGCAGAGGTCTTACCCTTCACAGATGTTGGCTACACGACCTGTTCTCCAGGGACCATTCCATACTGTGAAAGCTGAAAGGCAAAGCTTGTCCAACGGTATCAATTTTTAATAAGTCTTCGAAAAccaggaaagctgcagaggaTTGGAAAGATGCCAGCTCTCCACCAATATTTCCAAAGTACCCGTAATCAAATCATAAGCCTGCCTCTGTGCCATCAATCCTGGGAAAAACAatggaatgatttttttttttttaaagtgatagTGTTGATGCAATTTGCTAAAAGCTCTGTAATACTTAGAGTAGGCTACTGCAAGACACGTTAACCAGGGAACGAAACTGATTCCGAAACAACATGACATATTAAAGAGAATAAAGCTGGCTAACTAGTAGGTCCTACAGCATgactgtaactgaaaaaaatcattaatgattgtacatatttttattcagtttgtaCACAAATGTG
It encodes:
- the TAGLN3 gene encoding transgelin-3, translated to MANRGPSYGLSREVQEKIEQKYDPELESRLVNWIVVQCGEQIEHPPPGRQHFQTWLMDGTLLCKLINSLHPKGNEPIAKISESKMAFKQMEQISQFLKAAEIYGVRTTDIFQTVDLWEGKDMAAVQRTLMALGSLAVTKDDGCYKGDPSWFHRKAQQNRRGFSEEQLRQGQNVIGLQMGSNKGASQSGMTGYGMPRQII